One part of the Methylobacterium mesophilicum SR1.6/6 genome encodes these proteins:
- a CDS encoding RibD family protein has product MRPKIICHMVTSIDGKLHPSRFTVPASGVDGARLRQHYDEVSAKFGAQGWMCGRVTMQEISKGKARPVTGPGVSSREPFVGDRRDRNLAVAIDPHGKVHYGQDNLLGDHAVAVLSETVSDAYLAELREDGVSYLFAGRDGRDLAKAMDALGETFGVETLLLEGGAAVNGAFLKAGLIDEISVLIFPAVDGLAGVPTIFEYAGEPDERPGAGQALRHFHTETLEGGMVWLRYRVEGA; this is encoded by the coding sequence ATGCGCCCGAAGATCATCTGCCACATGGTGACGTCCATCGACGGCAAGCTGCACCCCAGCCGCTTCACCGTCCCGGCATCCGGCGTGGACGGGGCCCGGCTCCGGCAACACTACGACGAGGTCTCCGCCAAGTTCGGCGCCCAGGGCTGGATGTGCGGGCGCGTGACCATGCAGGAGATCTCGAAGGGCAAGGCGCGGCCGGTGACCGGCCCCGGCGTGAGCTCGCGCGAGCCGTTCGTCGGCGACCGCCGCGACCGGAACCTCGCGGTCGCCATCGACCCGCACGGCAAGGTCCACTACGGGCAGGACAACCTCTTGGGTGACCATGCCGTCGCGGTGCTCTCGGAGACGGTGTCCGACGCCTACCTCGCCGAGCTGCGCGAGGACGGCGTGTCCTACCTGTTCGCGGGTCGTGACGGTCGCGACCTCGCCAAGGCCATGGACGCGCTCGGCGAGACCTTCGGCGTAGAAACCCTGCTGCTGGAAGGGGGCGCGGCCGTCAACGGCGCCTTCCTGAAGGCTGGCCTGATCGACGAGATCAGCGTGCTCATCTTTCCGGCCGTCGACGGCTTGGCAGGTGTCCCCACCATCTTCGAGTACGCGGGCGAGCCCGACGAGCGGCCCGGCGCCGGTCAGGCGCTTCGCCACTTCCACACCGAGACCCTGGAGGGCGGCATGGTCTGGCTCCGCTACCGCGTCGAGGGCGCTTGA
- a CDS encoding LysR family transcriptional regulator — protein sequence MSDRWQEMSVFVRVAETGSLSRAGRELMLSQPSVSRIVGALEARLGTTLLLRTTRSISLTEAGSLYLERARSLLAEVEEAEQAARGVDSLQGVIRLALPVLYGSRAVIPALSTFLARHPDLRVEITMSDARQNLVTDGVDVAIRMGVGPLADSSFGARRVAAVERLVVASPAYLSARGTPANPAELAGHDCIVQHGLFGRESWRFTHNRTATSVDVPAKLWINSASGILAAAVAGLGIALATRVMVGEELRTGQLTHLLEPYRLDPAEVYAVFPAGPRPSAKVRAIVDHLGASLAPG from the coding sequence ATGAGCGACCGCTGGCAGGAGATGTCCGTGTTCGTCCGCGTTGCGGAGACCGGCAGCCTATCGCGCGCGGGACGCGAGCTGATGCTCTCGCAGCCCTCCGTGTCGCGCATCGTCGGTGCGCTGGAGGCGCGGCTGGGCACGACGCTGCTCCTGCGCACCACCCGCAGCATCTCGCTGACGGAAGCCGGCAGCCTCTACCTGGAACGCGCCAGATCCCTCCTCGCGGAGGTCGAGGAGGCCGAGCAGGCGGCACGGGGGGTGGATTCGCTGCAGGGCGTCATCCGCCTCGCGCTGCCGGTGCTGTACGGCTCACGGGCGGTCATCCCCGCGCTCTCGACGTTCCTGGCACGACATCCGGACCTGAGGGTTGAGATCACCATGAGCGATGCGCGCCAGAACCTCGTCACGGACGGGGTCGACGTCGCCATCCGCATGGGTGTCGGGCCGCTGGCGGACTCCTCCTTCGGAGCCCGCAGGGTCGCGGCGGTCGAGCGGCTGGTCGTCGCGTCTCCGGCCTATCTCTCGGCCCGCGGCACGCCGGCCAACCCGGCCGAGCTCGCCGGCCACGACTGCATCGTCCAGCACGGCCTGTTCGGTCGCGAGAGTTGGCGCTTCACGCACAATCGGACCGCCACCTCCGTCGACGTCCCCGCCAAGCTCTGGATCAACTCGGCGTCCGGCATCCTCGCCGCCGCGGTCGCGGGGCTGGGCATCGCGCTGGCGACCCGTGTCATGGTCGGGGAGGAGCTGCGAACCGGCCAGCTCACGCATCTGCTCGAACCCTATCGGCTCGATCCGGCGGAGGTCTATGCGGTCTTCCCGGCGGGTCCGAGGCCGTCGGCGAAGGTCCGCGCCATCGTGGATCATCTCGGAGCGTCGCTCGCTCCGGGTTGA
- a CDS encoding aldo/keto reductase: METRRLGPNGPMVSAIGLGCMGMSEFYGHSDRVAALATISAAIEAGVTLFDTGDFYGMGHNELLLAEGLRGKRSRAFIQVKFGAQRGPDGAFVGTDARPSALKTALAYSLRRLGTDHVDLYQTGLDPAVPVEDTVGAIGDLVRQGYVRHVGITNVDAATLRRAHAAHPVTALQFEYGLMSRDIEGEVLPTCRELGIGVTAYGVLGRGLLTGSSGSGAGDFRAAVFPRFQGVNRARNGELAGALHQVARTYGITVAQAAIGWAASQGDDIVPLVGARTPKRLTEALASPLRLSPEALSAIDKAVPQDAVSGSREMIAHG, from the coding sequence ATGGAGACGCGTCGTCTCGGCCCGAACGGGCCGATGGTGTCGGCAATCGGCCTCGGCTGCATGGGCATGTCGGAGTTCTACGGCCACAGCGACCGTGTCGCCGCCCTTGCCACGATCTCGGCGGCAATCGAGGCGGGGGTCACCCTGTTCGACACGGGCGACTTCTACGGCATGGGTCACAACGAATTGCTCTTGGCCGAGGGCCTGCGCGGTAAACGCAGCAGGGCTTTCATCCAGGTGAAGTTCGGCGCCCAGCGAGGGCCGGACGGCGCGTTCGTCGGGACCGACGCGCGCCCTTCCGCCCTGAAGACCGCGTTGGCCTACTCGCTACGGCGTCTCGGGACCGACCACGTCGATCTCTACCAGACGGGCCTCGACCCGGCCGTCCCGGTCGAGGACACGGTCGGCGCCATAGGAGACCTCGTGCGACAGGGTTACGTCCGGCACGTCGGCATCACCAACGTCGATGCCGCGACCTTGCGGCGGGCCCACGCGGCGCATCCGGTCACGGCGCTGCAATTCGAGTATGGGCTAATGTCCCGCGACATCGAAGGCGAGGTGTTGCCGACCTGCCGAGAGCTTGGCATCGGCGTCACGGCCTACGGCGTCCTCGGCCGGGGCCTGCTGACGGGCAGTTCGGGAAGCGGCGCGGGCGACTTCCGGGCGGCCGTCTTCCCACGTTTCCAAGGGGTGAACCGGGCTCGCAACGGAGAGCTTGCGGGCGCGCTGCACCAAGTCGCGCGGACTTACGGGATCACGGTCGCGCAGGCGGCCATCGGTTGGGCTGCAAGCCAGGGCGACGACATCGTCCCCCTGGTCGGCGCTCGCACGCCGAAGCGTCTGACTGAAGCGTTGGCATCGCCCTTACGGCTGTCGCCTGAAGCCCTGTCGGCCATTGACAAGGCGGTTCCGCAAGACGCGGTTAGCGGGAGCCGTGAGATGATCGCGCACGGTTGA
- a CDS encoding NADPH-dependent F420 reductase: protein MRIGIVGSGRIGGLIGTLWSRAGHEVLFSSRNPRNLVGLVEQAGGSARAGTPEQAIAFGDAVLLSVPFGALPEYGRTMSGAFGGKVVLDTSNPYPNRDGPMAEEVTRSGRGTGPYLREWFSGVRIVRAFNTVWDRTLEREAHRAAPRVGIPLASDDAEALRTAAALVTDAGFDPVVVGPLDRSREFDMGAPVYDTGMSGPEVRAALGLPAA from the coding sequence ATGAGGATCGGCATCGTGGGCAGCGGCCGAATCGGCGGCCTGATCGGAACGCTCTGGTCCAGGGCGGGGCACGAGGTCCTGTTCTCGTCGCGCAATCCGCGGAACTTGGTTGGGCTCGTCGAGCAGGCGGGCGGCAGCGCAAGGGCAGGCACACCGGAACAGGCAATCGCCTTCGGCGACGCCGTGCTGTTGTCGGTCCCTTTCGGCGCGTTGCCGGAATACGGTCGCACGATGAGCGGAGCCTTCGGCGGCAAGGTCGTCCTCGACACCTCGAACCCCTATCCGAACCGTGACGGGCCCATGGCCGAGGAGGTCACGCGGTCGGGCCGAGGGACCGGTCCCTACCTGCGCGAGTGGTTTTCGGGCGTCCGCATCGTGCGCGCCTTCAACACCGTCTGGGACCGCACGCTGGAGCGCGAGGCGCACCGGGCCGCCCCCCGCGTCGGGATCCCGCTCGCGTCGGACGACGCCGAGGCGCTGCGCACCGCGGCCGCGCTGGTGACGGACGCCGGCTTCGATCCGGTGGTCGTCGGTCCGCTCGACCGCTCGCGCGAGTTCGATATGGGCGCGCCGGTCTACGACACCGGAATGTCCGGGCCGGAGGTGCGGGCGGCCCTTGGCCTCCCTGCAGCCTAG
- a CDS encoding glutathione S-transferase family protein — protein MAIKIYGDPGSGSRRRVTAAAAAMGVDIEIVDIDLFKGESHTPEFLELNPHGLSPVMVDGDLVLYESAAINLYLAEKAGSDLAGRTARERFEILQWMFWSGEQWRVFATLTFDEVLGKRFMGQPADGAIVKLAADKIRAAAAVLDAHLAKHSHIVGDRLTLADFDVAGPFSQNERTRIPLNEFPNLVAWQQRLLATVPAWAATKREVDDRIDGALAAAGIEL, from the coding sequence ATGGCCATCAAGATCTACGGCGACCCCGGTTCGGGCAGCCGCCGTCGCGTGACCGCAGCCGCGGCTGCGATGGGCGTCGACATCGAGATCGTGGATATCGATCTCTTCAAGGGCGAGAGCCATACGCCCGAGTTCCTGGAGCTGAACCCGCACGGGCTGTCGCCCGTGATGGTGGATGGCGACCTCGTCCTCTACGAGTCCGCGGCCATCAACCTCTACCTCGCCGAGAAGGCGGGAAGCGACTTGGCGGGTCGGACGGCCCGCGAGCGGTTCGAGATCCTCCAGTGGATGTTCTGGTCGGGCGAGCAGTGGCGGGTCTTCGCGACGCTCACCTTCGACGAGGTGCTGGGCAAGCGCTTCATGGGGCAGCCCGCCGACGGGGCCATCGTCAAGCTGGCGGCCGACAAGATCCGGGCGGCCGCCGCGGTGCTGGACGCCCATCTCGCCAAGCACAGCCACATCGTCGGCGACCGGCTGACGCTGGCCGACTTCGACGTCGCCGGCCCGTTCTCGCAGAACGAGCGGACGAGGATCCCGCTCAACGAGTTCCCGAACCTCGTCGCCTGGCAACAACGGTTGCTGGCCACGGTGCCGGCCTGGGCCGCGACGAAGCGCGAGGTCGACGACCGCATCGACGGCGCCCTCGCGGCGGCGGGCATCGAGCTCTGA
- a CDS encoding LysR family transcriptional regulator, with translation MAGADLNDLGSFMRVADAGGFRAAAQRHGVSASSLSDAVQRLEQATGVRLFNRTTRSIVPTEAGQRLLERLRPALTEIAVAYDDLTPGGEPGGTLKLDVPGVVARHILPPIAAAFLAAHPRIRLEISVTEGLVDVMEAGCVAGIRYDEHIAADMMAVPIGPRRQRYVGVASPAYLAAHGTPRHPAELEAHAGIGHLFPSGRVAVWEFERDGERIRVRPEGRLITASSDIQVAAAIAGNGVLFTFEEFVAHHVKRGELTTLLDDWPLEFDGPRIYFPRSHRRDPALAAFVRFVRAL, from the coding sequence ATGGCAGGTGCCGACCTCAATGACCTGGGTTCGTTCATGCGGGTCGCCGATGCCGGGGGATTTCGGGCTGCCGCGCAACGCCATGGCGTTTCGGCGTCCTCGCTCAGTGATGCCGTCCAGCGGCTGGAACAGGCGACGGGCGTCCGCCTCTTCAATCGAACCACCAGGAGCATCGTGCCGACGGAAGCTGGTCAGCGGCTCCTGGAAAGGCTGCGCCCCGCCTTGACGGAAATCGCGGTGGCCTACGACGACCTGACGCCCGGTGGTGAGCCGGGCGGCACGCTGAAGCTCGATGTGCCCGGCGTCGTCGCACGCCACATCCTCCCCCCGATCGCCGCCGCCTTTCTCGCCGCCCATCCTCGCATCCGACTTGAGATCAGCGTGACCGAAGGCTTGGTCGACGTCATGGAGGCGGGATGCGTCGCTGGCATCCGCTACGACGAGCACATCGCAGCCGACATGATGGCAGTGCCAATCGGACCGAGGCGTCAGCGGTATGTTGGCGTGGCGTCCCCGGCGTATCTGGCCGCACACGGCACGCCACGCCATCCGGCGGAACTGGAAGCCCATGCGGGCATCGGGCACCTGTTCCCGAGCGGACGTGTGGCCGTCTGGGAGTTCGAGCGAGATGGCGAACGGATCAGGGTGCGGCCGGAAGGGCGGCTGATAACTGCCTCAAGCGACATCCAGGTCGCCGCAGCCATCGCTGGAAACGGCGTCTTGTTCACCTTCGAGGAGTTCGTCGCCCATCATGTCAAACGCGGTGAGCTCACCACCCTGTTGGACGACTGGCCGCTGGAGTTTGACGGACCCCGCATCTACTTCCCTCGGAGCCATCGCCGCGATCCGGCGCTCGCGGCCTTCGTACGCTTCGTCAGGGCGCTTTAG
- a CDS encoding SDR family NAD(P)-dependent oxidoreductase: protein MKIDLGGRTAVVTGSTAGIGRATAEGLARAGASVIVNGRTQARVDEAMRGIRAAVPGATVSGIAADLSTAEGASAFIAEAPDAAILVNNVGTAYLREYRGIRDIAAIPDADWLGLFHLNVMSGVRMSRHYLPRMVDKGWGRVVFVSSESGVNTPKEMLDYGMTKTAQLAVSRGLAEAVAGTGVTVNAVLPGPTRSEILGEFMAKQAEADGITVEDAEQRFLKVLRPTSLIRRFATAEEVANMIVYACSEQASATSGAALRVDGGVVRFVA from the coding sequence ATGAAGATCGATCTGGGCGGCCGGACGGCCGTCGTCACCGGCTCCACCGCCGGCATCGGCCGGGCGACCGCGGAGGGGCTGGCCCGGGCGGGTGCCTCGGTCATCGTCAACGGCCGCACCCAGGCGCGGGTCGACGAGGCGATGCGAGGGATACGTGCGGCAGTCCCGGGAGCCACGGTCTCCGGCATCGCCGCCGACCTGTCGACCGCGGAGGGCGCCAGTGCCTTCATCGCGGAGGCGCCGGACGCCGCTATCCTCGTGAACAACGTCGGCACGGCGTACCTCCGGGAGTACCGGGGCATCCGGGACATCGCGGCCATCCCCGACGCCGACTGGCTCGGCCTGTTCCACCTCAACGTCATGAGCGGCGTGCGCATGTCGCGCCACTACCTGCCGCGCATGGTCGACAAGGGCTGGGGGCGCGTCGTCTTCGTCAGCAGCGAGTCCGGGGTCAACACGCCCAAGGAGATGCTCGACTACGGGATGACCAAGACCGCCCAGCTCGCCGTCTCGCGCGGCCTGGCCGAGGCGGTGGCGGGCACGGGCGTCACGGTGAACGCCGTGCTGCCGGGGCCGACCCGGTCCGAGATCCTCGGCGAGTTCATGGCGAAGCAGGCCGAGGCGGATGGCATCACGGTGGAGGATGCCGAGCAGCGCTTCCTGAAGGTACTGCGCCCGACGAGCCTGATCCGGCGCTTCGCCACCGCCGAAGAGGTCGCGAACATGATCGTCTACGCCTGCTCGGAGCAGGCGTCGGCGACCAGCGGCGCCGCGCTGCGCGTGGACGGCGGCGTCGTGCGCTTCGTGGCCTGA
- a CDS encoding YdeI/OmpD-associated family protein, protein MDEFGRGILSFRDAGELGAWLEEHHRSAGQLWVRIFKVGSGLPSVTWADCVVEAIRFGWIDGQKRAFDDISFLQRLTPRKPGSTWSAKNREHVSRLETEGRMTAAGMAHVEAARADGRWEAAYAGSAAMVLPDDFLVALETRAAAKTFFATLDRRNLYAIYHRLQTAKRPETRARRKEAILDQLERAERFH, encoded by the coding sequence GTGGACGAATTTGGGCGCGGGATACTGTCGTTCAGGGATGCCGGCGAACTCGGCGCTTGGCTGGAGGAGCACCACCGGTCGGCCGGCCAGCTCTGGGTGCGCATCTTCAAGGTCGGGTCGGGGCTACCTTCCGTGACATGGGCCGACTGCGTCGTCGAGGCGATCCGCTTCGGTTGGATCGACGGGCAGAAACGGGCGTTCGACGACATCTCGTTCCTGCAGCGGCTCACCCCCAGGAAGCCGGGGTCGACTTGGTCGGCGAAGAACCGGGAGCACGTGTCGAGGCTTGAGACCGAGGGGAGGATGACGGCGGCCGGCATGGCGCACGTGGAGGCCGCCAGGGCGGACGGCCGGTGGGAGGCCGCCTATGCCGGGTCCGCCGCGATGGTCCTCCCGGACGACTTCCTGGTGGCGCTGGAGACGAGGGCCGCCGCCAAGACGTTCTTCGCCACTCTGGACCGTAGGAACCTGTACGCGATCTACCATCGCCTCCAGACCGCCAAGCGCCCGGAGACCCGAGCCAGGAGGAAGGAGGCGATCCTGGACCAGCTGGAGCGCGCCGAGCGTTTCCACTGA
- a CDS encoding peroxiredoxin-like family protein, translated as MRLQDKLDALREAFENGRFPLVPNRDQLDTMRRATQALVDGGQVDRALKAGDVAPEFTLRDADGNDVSSRSLLGRGPIVATFYRGVWCPYCNYDLQALEEVRPEIEARGASLVAISPQTQANSRKSQRDNKLGFPILSDPGAAVASRFGLRFALPDDLMEVYRQFGNDLARINDDPAWVLPMPARYVIATDGVIAYAEVNPDYTRRPDPSELLPVLDRLRVGVTA; from the coding sequence ATGAGGCTTCAGGACAAGCTCGACGCCCTGCGCGAGGCTTTCGAGAACGGACGCTTCCCGTTGGTGCCGAACCGCGACCAGCTCGACACGATGCGGCGCGCGACCCAGGCGCTGGTCGACGGCGGGCAGGTCGACCGCGCCCTCAAGGCCGGCGACGTCGCGCCCGAGTTCACGCTCAGGGACGCGGATGGGAACGACGTGAGCTCGCGGTCGCTGCTCGGGCGGGGGCCAATCGTGGCCACCTTCTACCGCGGGGTCTGGTGCCCTTACTGCAACTACGACCTCCAGGCCCTTGAGGAAGTCCGGCCCGAGATCGAGGCGCGGGGCGCGAGCCTCGTCGCAATCTCTCCGCAGACGCAGGCGAACAGCCGCAAGTCCCAGCGCGACAACAAGCTGGGCTTCCCGATCCTGAGCGACCCCGGCGCCGCCGTCGCCTCCAGGTTCGGCCTGCGCTTCGCGCTGCCGGACGACCTGATGGAGGTCTACCGCCAGTTCGGCAACGACCTCGCCAGGATCAACGACGATCCGGCCTGGGTCCTGCCGATGCCGGCCCGCTACGTGATCGCGACGGACGGCGTGATCGCCTACGCCGAGGTCAACCCCGACTACACGCGGCGACCCGACCCGTCCGAGCTGCTGCCCGTCCTCGACCGGCTGCGCGTCGGCGTCACGGCCTGA
- a CDS encoding LysR family transcriptional regulator, translating to MARENLNDLLAFVTVAQERSFTRAAPKLGVTQSALSHAMNGLEERLGVRLLNRSTRSVAPTEAGERLLRIVGPQFEGIEADLAALTEMREKPAGTVRISSGDHAAGILLPALERLVPEYPDIKVEVIVDNGLTDIVAGRFDAGVRLGEAVEKDMIATRIGPEMRMAVVGSPAYLKGRGKPRVPQDLTDHSCINIHLASYGGHYAWEFEKGGQEVKVRVEGPLAFNAIDLNRKAALAGLGLAYVPEDLVLVDIAEGRLTHVLADWCPPFPGYHLYYPSRRQASPAFAVVVEALRHRG from the coding sequence ATGGCGCGCGAGAACCTGAACGACCTGCTCGCCTTCGTGACGGTCGCGCAGGAGCGCAGCTTCACCCGCGCGGCGCCCAAGCTCGGCGTGACGCAGTCGGCCCTCAGCCACGCCATGAACGGGCTTGAGGAGCGGCTCGGCGTCCGCCTCCTGAACCGCTCCACCCGCAGCGTCGCCCCGACGGAAGCCGGCGAGCGCCTCCTGCGCATCGTTGGCCCGCAATTCGAGGGCATCGAGGCCGACCTCGCAGCCCTGACCGAGATGCGCGAGAAGCCGGCCGGCACCGTCCGGATCTCGTCCGGCGACCACGCCGCCGGCATCCTCCTGCCCGCCCTTGAGCGGCTCGTGCCGGAGTACCCGGACATCAAGGTGGAGGTCATCGTCGACAACGGCCTCACCGACATCGTCGCCGGGCGCTTCGACGCCGGCGTCCGCTTGGGCGAGGCGGTCGAGAAGGACATGATCGCGACCCGCATCGGGCCCGAGATGCGCATGGCCGTTGTCGGCTCCCCTGCCTACCTCAAGGGCCGGGGCAAGCCGCGCGTCCCCCAGGACCTGACGGACCACTCCTGCATCAACATCCACCTGGCGAGCTACGGCGGCCACTATGCCTGGGAGTTCGAGAAGGGCGGCCAGGAAGTGAAGGTGCGGGTGGAAGGCCCGCTCGCCTTCAACGCCATCGACCTGAACCGGAAGGCGGCCCTGGCCGGCCTCGGGCTGGCCTACGTCCCCGAGGACCTCGTGCTGGTCGACATCGCCGAGGGCCGGCTCACCCACGTCCTCGCGGACTGGTGCCCGCCGTTCCCGGGCTACCACCTGTACTACCCGAGCCGCCGCCAGGCCTCGCCGGCCTTCGCGGTCGTGGTGGAAGCGTTGCGTCACCGGGGCTGA